A window from Vibrio cortegadensis encodes these proteins:
- the hflX gene encoding GTPase HflX, with amino-acid sequence MKLTAKPSQNNALLISITTPEFKGDEAKESLAELARLVTTLGFKVVGTQSQHHKSTQKQNVLGAGKLAEIAHLTGYQGSIEEVEDEDFIDESFDFSSGIDELDFDNLPSEGLEYGTADVVVFDCDLSPSQLRNVEAHLGVEVFDRTGIIIEIFSRHARTRTARLQVEIARLNYLVPRLREVAEGDKERQMGQGAGETSLELDRRKVRDQIAALKRELVSVQDEMKNRRTKRAELFTVALVGYTNAGKSSMMRAMTATEVVGEDKLFATLDTTVRALQPITQPRILVSDTVGFIKKLPHDLVASFHSTLAEAHDASLLLYVVDASDATFRAQLDVVHEVLAQVGVEDSEKLLVLNKCDRLSEEQQLALMEEFPDAMLTSTLDPLDITKLHKYIVSVAEQGMIEEEITIPYSGQSIIGEIRSKMSVVKEDYDYECIKLTVRSSAIDLARLKKRMQNI; translated from the coding sequence ATGAAACTAACAGCAAAACCATCACAGAATAACGCTCTACTTATTTCTATAACGACGCCGGAATTTAAAGGTGATGAAGCAAAGGAGTCCCTTGCTGAGCTTGCTCGATTAGTAACCACGTTAGGGTTTAAAGTGGTTGGAACTCAATCACAGCATCACAAATCAACGCAGAAACAGAACGTATTGGGGGCGGGTAAACTTGCTGAAATCGCCCACCTTACAGGTTACCAAGGCTCGATTGAAGAAGTAGAAGACGAAGATTTTATTGATGAATCGTTTGATTTTAGCTCTGGTATTGATGAATTAGATTTTGATAATTTGCCATCTGAAGGGTTGGAGTACGGAACTGCTGATGTTGTGGTATTTGACTGTGATTTGAGTCCGTCTCAACTGCGTAATGTTGAGGCCCATTTGGGTGTTGAAGTGTTTGACCGTACCGGCATCATCATTGAGATTTTCAGCCGTCATGCTCGCACTCGTACCGCTCGTCTGCAAGTTGAAATTGCTCGTCTAAATTACCTAGTGCCTCGACTGCGCGAAGTAGCTGAGGGCGATAAAGAACGTCAAATGGGTCAGGGTGCTGGTGAAACGTCACTAGAGCTTGACCGCCGTAAAGTTCGCGATCAAATTGCCGCACTTAAACGTGAACTGGTTAGCGTACAAGATGAAATGAAAAACCGACGCACTAAACGCGCGGAGCTTTTCACTGTAGCTTTAGTTGGTTATACCAATGCCGGTAAGTCTTCGATGATGCGTGCGATGACCGCAACCGAAGTGGTAGGTGAAGATAAACTTTTCGCAACGCTTGATACGACGGTTCGTGCTCTTCAGCCAATTACTCAACCGCGTATCTTGGTTTCAGATACGGTTGGTTTCATCAAAAAATTACCACACGATCTGGTTGCTTCATTCCACTCAACACTAGCAGAAGCACATGATGCGTCATTGTTACTCTATGTCGTGGATGCGTCTGACGCGACATTCCGTGCTCAGCTTGATGTGGTACATGAAGTATTAGCCCAAGTGGGTGTTGAAGACAGCGAAAAACTATTAGTGCTGAATAAGTGCGATAGATTGAGCGAAGAACAGCAGTTAGCGCTGATGGAAGAGTTCCCAGATGCGATGCTAACGTCAACTCTTGACCCATTAGATATCACTAAACTGCACAAATACATCGTTAGTGTTGCAGAACAAGGGATGATCGAAGAAGAGATTACGATCCCTTACTCTGGACAAAGCATTATTGGTGAAATTCGCTCTAAAATGAGTGTGGTTAAAGAAGATTATGACTACGAATGTATCAAACTAACGGTTCGCTCAAGCGCGATTGATTTAGCACGATTGAAAAAGCGTATGCAAAATATTTAA
- a CDS encoding S8 family serine peptidase, which translates to MKLIYLASAISLAMFSSGSLAVVNQGYDLKDHYIVVLDGNTPDSRASEIAQAVAKGKGVVGHRYNFAIKGFSVRMPIQALNGLKHRFPDIDYIEPDMVVNAMPRGGKPDKGGGDSENPRATQQTPWGIDRVGGFVDMTGSNSVAWVIDTGIDSSHPDLNVDRRRGANFARGKKNNTNDGNGHGTHVAGTIAAKNDGFDVVGVAAGATVIPVRVLDNNGSGTMSGVIAGVDHVAANASAGDCANMSLGGSGFSAALDSAIKSAADDGIFFSVAAGNSSADAENFTPASTDHVNVFTISAFDSNDNFAAFSNYGPDVEYGQPGVNILSTKAGGGTVAYNGTSMAAPHFCGVILASSGLVATYGVVNNDPDGTPDPIAVRN; encoded by the coding sequence ATGAAACTGATTTATTTAGCGAGTGCTATCTCACTGGCAATGTTCTCTTCAGGATCTCTCGCGGTGGTTAATCAAGGTTATGATCTCAAAGATCATTATATTGTGGTGCTTGACGGTAACACACCGGACTCTCGTGCTAGTGAAATTGCTCAAGCGGTCGCGAAAGGAAAAGGTGTCGTCGGGCACCGTTATAACTTTGCAATAAAAGGCTTCTCTGTTCGTATGCCTATTCAAGCTTTAAACGGTTTGAAGCATCGCTTTCCAGATATCGATTATATTGAACCTGATATGGTTGTAAATGCGATGCCACGAGGCGGAAAACCTGATAAAGGAGGGGGCGATAGTGAAAACCCAAGAGCGACACAACAGACTCCGTGGGGGATTGATCGTGTCGGAGGTTTTGTCGACATGACAGGCTCCAATTCAGTGGCGTGGGTCATTGATACTGGGATTGATAGTAGTCATCCAGATCTGAATGTTGATAGAAGACGAGGGGCTAACTTTGCTCGTGGGAAGAAAAATAATACCAACGACGGTAACGGACACGGTACTCATGTTGCAGGGACGATTGCTGCAAAAAATGACGGATTTGATGTGGTTGGTGTTGCCGCGGGTGCAACAGTGATCCCTGTTCGAGTGCTAGATAATAATGGTAGCGGCACAATGTCTGGCGTGATTGCGGGTGTCGATCATGTTGCGGCTAACGCAAGTGCTGGTGATTGCGCCAATATGAGTTTAGGCGGTAGTGGCTTTTCTGCGGCTCTTGATAGTGCCATAAAGTCGGCGGCGGACGATGGCATATTCTTCTCTGTTGCGGCTGGTAACTCTAGTGCCGATGCAGAGAACTTTACGCCAGCAAGTACCGATCACGTTAATGTATTTACCATTTCAGCGTTTGATAGCAATGATAATTTTGCCGCTTTTTCTAACTATGGGCCTGATGTGGAATATGGACAACCGGGAGTGAATATTTTATCGACCAAGGCTGGTGGTGGGACGGTGGCCTATAACGGTACATCCATGGCGGCGCCTCATTTCTGTGGTGTGATTCTGGCGAGTTCAGGTTTGGTTGCAACCTATGGGGTGGTGAATAATGATCCAGATGGCACTCCAGATCCGATTGCAGTACGTAATTAA
- the pfaD gene encoding eicosapentaenoate synthase subunit PfaD → MTTQTTINNEKLSPWPWQIEGSTTHFDNAAMSTILKDLSLACYVVNHPEKGLGVSQQAEIASGDSASSANSQPVSAFAPALGTQSLGDEDFRRCHGVKYAYYAGAMANGISSEELVIALGQAGILCSFGAAGLIPSRVEQAINRIQAALPNGPYAFNLIHSPSEPALERGSVELFLKHKVKTVEASAFLGLTPQIVHYRAAGLSRDAQGEIQIGNKVIAKVSRTEVASKFMQPAPVKMLQALVDEGRITAEQMELAQLVPMADDITAEADSGGHTDNRPLVTLLPTILALKEQIQAQYQFKTPLRVGCGGGVGTPDAALATFNMGAAYIVTGSINQACVEAGASEHTRKLLSTTEMADVTMAPAADMFEMGVKLQVVKRGTLFPMRANKLYELYTRYDSIEAIPVQERLKLEKQVFRSTLDDIWAGTVAHFNERDPKQIERAEGNPKRKMALIFRWYLGLSSRWSNTGEQGREMDYQVWAGPALGAFNAWAKDSYLDDYQQRNAVDLAKHLMHGAAYLARVNLLTSQGIKLDPELARWKPTQRMA, encoded by the coding sequence ATGACAACTCAAACTACAATTAATAACGAAAAACTATCTCCGTGGCCTTGGCAGATTGAAGGGAGCACTACCCATTTCGATAACGCAGCAATGTCGACAATTTTGAAAGATTTAAGCCTTGCTTGTTACGTAGTGAACCACCCAGAAAAAGGCTTAGGCGTAAGCCAACAAGCTGAGATTGCATCAGGTGATTCAGCAAGCTCGGCGAACAGCCAACCGGTTAGCGCATTTGCTCCGGCTCTTGGTACACAAAGCCTAGGCGACGAAGATTTTCGTCGCTGCCACGGCGTGAAATACGCTTACTACGCGGGCGCAATGGCAAACGGTATTTCATCTGAAGAGTTAGTGATTGCTCTTGGCCAAGCTGGCATTCTTTGTTCATTTGGCGCGGCGGGCTTAATCCCGTCTCGCGTTGAGCAAGCGATTAACCGCATTCAAGCAGCACTACCAAACGGTCCTTACGCATTTAACCTGATTCACAGCCCAAGCGAACCCGCTCTAGAGCGCGGCAGTGTAGAGCTGTTTTTGAAGCACAAAGTGAAAACGGTTGAGGCTTCTGCATTCTTAGGTTTAACACCGCAAATCGTTCACTACCGTGCAGCTGGCCTTAGTCGCGATGCACAAGGTGAGATTCAGATCGGTAACAAGGTTATTGCTAAGGTAAGCCGTACTGAAGTCGCAAGTAAGTTCATGCAGCCTGCTCCTGTGAAAATGCTGCAAGCTTTAGTTGATGAAGGCCGAATCACAGCAGAACAGATGGAACTGGCACAGCTTGTTCCTATGGCTGATGACATTACCGCAGAAGCCGATTCTGGTGGTCACACCGATAATCGTCCACTGGTGACCCTACTGCCAACGATTCTTGCACTGAAAGAGCAAATCCAAGCTCAGTACCAATTCAAAACACCGCTACGTGTCGGTTGTGGTGGTGGCGTAGGTACGCCTGACGCTGCTCTAGCGACGTTTAACATGGGCGCGGCTTACATTGTTACTGGTTCAATCAACCAAGCGTGTGTTGAGGCTGGCGCAAGCGAACACACTCGTAAGCTGCTTTCGACAACCGAAATGGCTGACGTGACTATGGCTCCGGCGGCAGACATGTTCGAAATGGGCGTGAAACTGCAAGTGGTTAAGCGCGGCACTTTATTCCCAATGCGTGCCAACAAACTGTATGAGCTATACACACGTTACGACTCGATTGAGGCAATTCCAGTACAAGAACGCCTGAAGCTTGAGAAGCAAGTATTCCGTTCAACACTGGATGACATTTGGGCGGGGACTGTGGCGCACTTTAACGAGCGCGATCCTAAACAGATCGAACGCGCTGAAGGCAACCCAAAGCGTAAAATGGCGTTGATCTTCCGTTGGTACTTGGGTCTTTCTAGCCGTTGGTCAAACACCGGCGAGCAAGGTCGTGAGATGGATTACCAAGTATGGGCTGGCCCTGCACTTGGCGCATTCAACGCATGGGCGAAAGACAGCTACCTAGATGATTACCAGCAGCGTAATGCAGTCGACCTAGCAAAACACCTAATGCATGGCGCAGCCTACTTGGCTCGTGTTAACTTGCTGACCTCGCAAGGTATCAAGCTTGATCCAGAGCTAGCACGTTGGAAGCCGACACAAAGAATGGCGTAA
- a CDS encoding hotdog fold thioesterase yields the protein MSSQSKPSQYKYQAQNKQQVKCNKIAIVGIANQYPEADTPKDFWQNLLNKKDSRTTLSAEKLGAKPESYQGVQGESDRFYCDKGGYIENFNFDSNGYRLTAESFNGVDQSFLWALDTSRKALVDAGINLNADILERTGVIMGALSFPTTRSNDLFLPMYHSVVEKALQAKLANDQFSLLPTNETAQDLNPINGAAAHNASKLVADALGLGNVQLSLDAACASSVYSLKLACDYLNTGKADMMLAGAVSGADPFFINMGFSIFHAYPDHGVSVPFDSNSKGLFAGEGAGVLVLKRLADAERDGDNIYAVVSGIGLSNDGRGQFVLSPNSKGQVQAFERAYEASNLTPDSIEVIECHATGTPLGDKVELTSMERFFADKLNGSNPPLIGSAKSNLGHLLTAAGMPGIMKMIFAMKEGVLPPSINLDKPLSSPEGLFGSQTLPTQVQPWPSKAGNPERCAGVSVFGFGGCNAHLLLEAYSDTSHVNQTQESVSPSLQPSNLSITGLASHFGSLQSINALSTAIETNNDAFIALPKKRWKGLDQHPELLNQFGLHGIPNGAYIDQFDLDFLRFKVPPNEDDRLISQQLLLMKVADEAIKDAKLVAGQKVAVLVAMETELEMHQFRGRVNLHSQLADSFANMGIELTQDEYQVLETIAMDSVMDAAKLNQYTSFIGNIMASRISSLWDFNGPAFTISAAEQSVARCIDVAQNLMSQESMDAVVIAAVDLSGSAEHVILKNSVSPVSLAPKFGQPQDGSWNVGEGAGAIVLVEESRVARNQDTAYGSINALAFGSSENNNAVADKLLTQVGMSSNDVSLLELNHAPESSSHQFSSHQSSPLSLASTKTTQASQRVGHCSAASGMASLLHGLINLNLESLNPNVSSKSAIVANISEGQCSQLLLSQSSVESQSLSVRLSSELASDAKRQLVKQVTLGGRDIYQHIAQTPVTNLATIQQKASGKQAARVASVPTTASIQAALAQKELEKKALAQNALEPVIETPTSVSPTLASTRHSQLTGNHSNMTHVLSAKNGVSNIDANTDAASQPSVTPHNQAFAQNQQAAQQVHKAFLHTRAQGMQMADALLKAQLNAVTSGLDSSSLESNAISQQTNSQQTTGQQTSAQPVQAQPTQVQSTPVNVLATPAPVKPIRKPCIWDYDDLVEYAEGDIANVFGPDYAIIDSYSRRVRLPTTDYLLVSRVTKLNATVNEYKPSTMTTEYDIPVDAPYLVDGQIPWAVAVESGQCDLMLISYLGIDFENKGERVYRLLDCTLTFLGDLPRGGDTLRYDISINNFARNGDTLLFFFSYECFVGDKMILKMDNGCAGFFTDEELADGKGVIHTEDEIKARKLATKQRFDPMLHCPKTQFNHQELRHLLTANIAECFGPTHQSNRHQPSLCFSSEKFMMIEKVSRVEPQGGTWGLGLIEGHKQLEPEHWYFPCHFKDDSVMAGSLMAEGCGQLLQFFMVHLGMHTLVQNGRFQPLENAPQQVRCRGQVLPQSAELTYRMEVTEIGLSPRPYAKANIDILLNGKVIVDFQNLGVMIKEDDECTRYLPSLETAVATPVIENLDHKSLGHTPAVNQQASENAPLMAQIEDLETAPNKGVVPLQHVEAPVTPDYPNRTPDTVPFTPYHMFEFATGDIEKCFGPDFSIYRGMIPPRTPCGDLQLTTRVVEIDGKRGDFKKPSSCIAEYEVPENAWYFDENSHQTLMPYSVLMEISLQPNGFISGYMGTTLGFPGEELFFRNLDGSGKMLRNVDLRGKTITNDSRLLSTVMMGTNIVQSFSFELSTDGVPFYQGTAVFGYFKGAALKDQLGLDNGKVTHPWHVDNNRTPDVNINLLDKTTRYFNAPISATGEVQEHYQLAGGRLNFIDTVQITSDGGKDGLGYLYAERTIDPSDWFFQFHFHQDPVMPGSLGVEAIIELMQTYALNKDLGAGFRNPKFGQIQSEVKWKYRGQINPLNKQMSLDVHITAIKDEDGKRIIVGDANLSKDGLRIYEVKDIAISIEEAPAIDKA from the coding sequence ATGAGTTCTCAATCGAAACCATCTCAATATAAATATCAGGCTCAAAACAAACAGCAAGTGAAGTGCAATAAGATCGCGATTGTCGGTATTGCGAACCAATACCCAGAAGCTGATACGCCAAAAGACTTTTGGCAAAACTTGCTGAATAAAAAAGATTCGCGAACCACATTAAGCGCTGAAAAGTTAGGTGCTAAACCTGAAAGCTATCAGGGCGTTCAAGGTGAGTCAGACCGCTTTTACTGTGATAAAGGCGGCTACATCGAAAACTTCAATTTCGACAGCAATGGCTACCGCTTAACGGCAGAGTCATTTAACGGCGTAGATCAAAGCTTCCTATGGGCTTTGGACACAAGTCGTAAGGCGTTAGTCGACGCAGGCATTAATTTAAATGCCGATATTTTAGAACGCACAGGCGTGATCATGGGTGCCCTTTCGTTCCCAACCACACGCTCAAACGACCTGTTTCTGCCGATGTATCACTCGGTGGTCGAGAAAGCACTACAAGCGAAATTGGCAAATGACCAGTTTTCACTGCTACCAACCAATGAAACCGCGCAAGACCTCAACCCGATCAACGGTGCGGCAGCACACAACGCCTCGAAATTAGTGGCTGATGCATTGGGTTTAGGCAACGTGCAACTTAGCCTAGATGCCGCATGTGCAAGCTCAGTGTATTCATTGAAGTTAGCGTGTGATTACTTGAACACGGGCAAAGCCGACATGATGTTGGCGGGCGCGGTATCCGGTGCTGACCCATTCTTCATCAACATGGGTTTCTCAATCTTCCACGCTTACCCTGACCACGGTGTGTCGGTTCCGTTTGATAGCAACAGTAAAGGTCTGTTTGCTGGCGAAGGTGCCGGTGTTTTAGTCCTAAAACGCTTAGCTGATGCAGAGCGTGATGGCGATAATATTTACGCAGTTGTCAGCGGTATTGGCTTGTCGAACGATGGCCGTGGCCAGTTCGTATTAAGCCCAAATAGCAAAGGACAAGTACAAGCCTTTGAACGCGCTTACGAGGCATCAAACCTAACACCAGACAGCATTGAAGTGATTGAATGTCACGCAACCGGCACACCATTAGGTGACAAGGTTGAGTTAACCTCAATGGAGCGTTTCTTTGCTGACAAACTGAATGGTTCTAACCCGCCATTGATTGGCTCTGCGAAATCAAACCTCGGCCACTTACTGACTGCGGCGGGTATGCCGGGGATCATGAAGATGATCTTTGCGATGAAAGAAGGCGTGCTTCCGCCAAGTATTAACTTAGACAAGCCACTATCATCGCCTGAAGGTTTATTTGGATCACAGACTCTGCCAACACAGGTTCAACCTTGGCCAAGTAAAGCGGGCAACCCAGAGCGCTGTGCGGGTGTTTCTGTATTTGGTTTCGGTGGTTGTAATGCTCACTTACTGCTTGAAGCGTATTCAGACACCAGTCATGTAAACCAGACTCAAGAATCGGTTTCTCCAAGCCTACAACCGTCTAATTTAAGCATTACTGGTCTAGCGTCTCACTTCGGTTCTCTGCAAAGCATCAATGCGCTAAGCACTGCGATTGAGACCAATAACGATGCTTTCATTGCTTTGCCTAAGAAACGCTGGAAAGGCTTAGACCAACATCCAGAACTACTGAATCAGTTTGGTTTACATGGTATTCCAAACGGAGCCTACATCGATCAATTCGATCTCGATTTCCTACGTTTTAAAGTGCCGCCGAATGAAGATGACCGTTTGATCTCTCAGCAGTTGCTACTGATGAAAGTTGCAGACGAAGCGATCAAAGACGCCAAGCTTGTAGCAGGCCAAAAGGTTGCAGTACTCGTTGCGATGGAAACAGAGCTTGAGATGCACCAATTCCGTGGACGCGTAAACCTGCATAGCCAATTGGCTGACAGCTTTGCCAACATGGGTATCGAACTAACTCAAGACGAATACCAAGTGCTAGAAACCATCGCGATGGACAGTGTAATGGACGCAGCCAAGCTGAACCAATACACCAGTTTCATCGGTAACATCATGGCTTCGCGTATCTCTTCATTGTGGGACTTTAACGGCCCTGCCTTTACGATTTCAGCCGCTGAACAATCAGTTGCACGTTGTATCGATGTCGCGCAAAACCTAATGTCGCAAGAATCAATGGACGCAGTCGTGATTGCAGCCGTTGACCTAAGCGGCAGTGCAGAGCATGTGATTCTGAAGAACAGCGTCAGCCCAGTGTCACTTGCTCCAAAATTCGGACAACCGCAAGACGGCAGTTGGAATGTGGGCGAAGGCGCAGGTGCAATTGTTCTTGTTGAAGAAAGCCGAGTAGCGCGCAACCAAGATACGGCTTACGGCAGCATCAACGCATTGGCCTTTGGTTCAAGCGAGAATAACAACGCCGTGGCTGATAAGTTATTGACTCAAGTCGGTATGAGCTCGAACGATGTTTCTCTGCTTGAGCTTAACCATGCACCAGAGTCTTCATCTCATCAGTTTTCATCACATCAGTCTTCGCCTCTAAGTTTAGCGAGCACAAAGACGACTCAAGCAAGTCAACGTGTTGGTCACTGCTCTGCTGCTTCTGGCATGGCGAGCCTGCTACACGGTCTGATCAATCTGAACCTTGAGTCTCTGAATCCGAATGTCAGTTCTAAGAGCGCGATTGTTGCCAACATCAGCGAAGGACAATGTTCACAGCTGCTACTAAGCCAATCGAGTGTTGAATCTCAATCACTATCGGTTCGTTTAAGTAGTGAACTGGCGAGTGATGCTAAACGTCAATTGGTTAAGCAAGTGACTCTTGGTGGTCGCGATATTTATCAACATATTGCCCAAACCCCAGTGACCAACTTGGCAACGATTCAACAGAAAGCTTCTGGTAAACAAGCGGCAAGAGTGGCGTCAGTTCCAACGACAGCAAGCATTCAAGCTGCCCTTGCGCAAAAAGAGTTAGAGAAGAAAGCATTAGCGCAAAACGCGCTAGAGCCAGTCATCGAAACTCCTACATCAGTATCCCCTACTCTGGCGTCAACTCGCCACAGTCAGCTAACAGGTAACCACAGCAATATGACTCATGTCCTATCCGCTAAAAATGGCGTATCGAATATCGACGCTAATACGGATGCAGCATCACAGCCGTCTGTAACACCACACAATCAAGCTTTTGCTCAAAATCAGCAAGCAGCGCAGCAAGTACACAAAGCATTCTTGCACACTCGTGCCCAAGGCATGCAGATGGCTGATGCACTATTAAAAGCACAGCTAAACGCAGTTACGTCTGGTTTAGATAGCTCAAGTTTAGAGAGCAATGCCATTTCTCAACAAACGAATAGTCAACAAACGACTGGTCAGCAAACATCAGCTCAGCCTGTTCAAGCTCAACCAACTCAGGTTCAGTCAACACCAGTCAACGTACTTGCGACGCCAGCACCAGTAAAACCTATCCGTAAGCCATGTATCTGGGATTACGATGATCTGGTTGAATACGCGGAAGGCGACATCGCTAACGTATTTGGTCCTGATTACGCGATCATCGATAGCTACTCGCGCCGCGTTCGCTTGCCAACCACCGACTACCTATTGGTATCTCGTGTAACCAAGCTCAACGCGACAGTGAACGAGTACAAGCCAAGCACAATGACTACCGAATACGACATCCCAGTTGATGCACCGTATCTTGTTGATGGTCAGATCCCTTGGGCTGTAGCGGTAGAATCTGGTCAGTGTGACCTAATGCTGATCAGCTACCTAGGTATCGATTTTGAAAACAAAGGCGAACGTGTTTATCGCCTGCTTGATTGTACGCTTACCTTCCTTGGCGACTTGCCTCGTGGTGGCGATACGCTGCGTTACGATATCTCAATCAACAACTTTGCTCGCAATGGCGACACGCTGCTGTTCTTCTTCTCGTACGAGTGTTTCGTTGGCGACAAGATGATCCTGAAAATGGATAACGGTTGTGCAGGTTTCTTCACCGACGAAGAGCTAGCAGACGGCAAGGGTGTGATTCACACTGAAGATGAAATCAAGGCGCGTAAGCTGGCAACTAAGCAACGCTTCGACCCTATGTTGCACTGCCCTAAAACTCAGTTTAACCACCAAGAATTGCGCCACCTGCTGACTGCAAACATCGCTGAGTGTTTTGGCCCAACTCACCAATCTAATCGCCACCAGCCTTCTTTATGCTTCAGCTCAGAGAAGTTCATGATGATCGAAAAGGTTAGCCGTGTTGAACCACAAGGTGGCACATGGGGACTTGGTCTGATTGAAGGTCATAAGCAGCTAGAGCCTGAGCACTGGTACTTCCCTTGTCACTTCAAAGATGACTCAGTAATGGCTGGTTCTTTGATGGCAGAAGGTTGTGGTCAACTGCTTCAGTTCTTCATGGTGCACCTTGGCATGCACACGCTTGTTCAAAATGGGCGTTTCCAACCGCTTGAAAATGCCCCTCAACAAGTACGTTGTCGTGGACAAGTGCTACCACAATCGGCAGAGCTGACTTACCGCATGGAAGTGACTGAGATTGGTCTAAGCCCTCGCCCATACGCGAAAGCTAACATCGATATTTTGCTGAACGGCAAAGTGATTGTTGATTTCCAAAACTTGGGTGTGATGATCAAAGAAGATGACGAATGTACTCGTTACCTACCTTCTTTAGAAACAGCTGTCGCGACCCCTGTTATCGAAAACTTGGACCATAAAAGCTTGGGCCATACACCAGCAGTGAACCAACAAGCTTCAGAAAATGCGCCACTGATGGCGCAAATTGAAGATCTAGAAACTGCGCCAAATAAAGGTGTGGTTCCTCTTCAACACGTTGAAGCTCCGGTGACTCCTGATTACCCAAACCGCACACCCGATACGGTCCCGTTCACGCCATACCATATGTTCGAATTCGCAACCGGCGATATCGAGAAATGTTTCGGTCCTGATTTCTCTATCTACCGTGGCATGATCCCACCACGTACTCCGTGTGGCGACCTACAGCTAACTACTCGTGTTGTTGAGATCGACGGTAAGCGTGGCGACTTCAAGAAGCCTTCATCGTGTATCGCAGAGTACGAAGTGCCAGAAAATGCATGGTACTTTGATGAAAATAGCCACCAGACCTTAATGCCTTACTCGGTATTGATGGAGATTTCACTGCAGCCAAATGGCTTCATCTCAGGCTACATGGGTACAACACTGGGCTTCCCAGGTGAAGAACTGTTTTTCCGCAACCTAGATGGTAGCGGCAAAATGCTGCGTAACGTCGACTTGCGTGGCAAAACGATCACCAACGATTCTCGTCTACTTTCAACAGTAATGATGGGCACCAACATCGTACAGAGCTTCAGCTTCGAACTGAGCACTGACGGCGTGCCTTTCTACCAAGGTACAGCGGTATTTGGTTACTTCAAAGGCGCAGCACTGAAAGACCAACTTGGTTTGGACAACGGTAAAGTGACTCACCCTTGGCACGTTGATAACAACCGCACACCGGATGTAAACATCAACCTGCTAGACAAAACGACGCGTTACTTCAATGCACCTATTTCTGCTACGGGTGAAGTGCAAGAGCACTACCAACTGGCTGGCGGCCGCTTGAACTTTATCGATACTGTGCAGATCACCAGCGATGGTGGTAAAGATGGCCTAGGTTACCTATACGCAGAGCGTACGATTGACCCGAGCGATTGGTTCTTCCAGTTCCACTTCCATCAAGATCCGGTAATGCCAGGTTCTCTAGGTGTCGAAGCGATCATCGAGCTGATGCAAACCTACGCACTTAATAAAGATTTAGGCGCTGGCTTCCGCAATCCGAAGTTTGGTCAAATCCAATCTGAAGTGAAATGGAAATACCGTGGTCAGATTAACCCTCTGAACAAGCAGATGTCTCTGGATGTACACATCACTGCGATCAAAGACGAAGACGGCAAACGTATCATCGTTGGCGACGCAAACCTGAGCAAAGATGGTCTGCGTATTTACGAAGTGAAAGACATCGCGATTTCTATCGAAGAAGCCCCTGCTATCGATAAAGCATAA